Proteins encoded together in one Pantoea sp. At-9b window:
- a CDS encoding NAD(P)-dependent alcohol dehydrogenase, whose translation MTLNVKGYAAFAAKEDLVPHNFVRRDPRDNDVVIEILYSGVCHSDIHNAYNDWGGAKYPMVPGHEIIGRVTHVGKAVKKFSVGDHVGVGCMVDSCQHCSACEQGLEQYCEEGNTLTYNDVDRHDHMPTYGGYSDKIVVTEKFVVKVPEGLDLKSAAPLLCAGITTWSPLRHWNVGPGSKVAVVGLGGLGHMALKFAKALGADVTLFSRSPNKTDDARRLGAEHIVISTDDAQMQAVYNQFDLIIDTVPYVHDLKPYIPTLALNGTLVLVGYLGDLDPVLNSAPLVLGRKSVAGSVIGGIAETQEMMDFCGEHGITSDVEMINMQDINAAWQRMLKSDVKYRFVIDIASLKA comes from the coding sequence ATGACTTTAAATGTAAAAGGCTATGCCGCTTTTGCTGCCAAAGAAGACCTGGTGCCGCATAATTTTGTCCGTCGCGATCCGCGCGACAATGACGTTGTGATTGAGATCCTCTACAGCGGCGTTTGCCACTCCGATATTCACAACGCTTACAACGATTGGGGTGGCGCGAAATATCCGATGGTGCCCGGCCACGAAATTATCGGTCGCGTCACCCATGTGGGTAAAGCCGTGAAAAAATTCAGCGTTGGCGACCATGTCGGCGTGGGTTGTATGGTGGATTCCTGCCAGCATTGCAGCGCCTGTGAACAGGGCCTTGAGCAGTATTGTGAAGAAGGGAATACCCTCACCTATAACGACGTTGATCGTCATGACCATATGCCAACTTATGGCGGTTACTCGGACAAAATCGTGGTCACGGAAAAATTCGTGGTCAAAGTACCGGAAGGTCTGGATCTGAAAAGCGCCGCGCCCCTGCTGTGCGCCGGTATCACCACCTGGTCTCCGCTGCGTCACTGGAACGTGGGTCCGGGCAGCAAAGTTGCTGTAGTGGGCCTCGGTGGGCTGGGACATATGGCGCTGAAATTTGCCAAGGCGCTGGGTGCCGATGTGACCTTGTTTAGCCGTTCGCCAAATAAAACTGACGATGCTCGTCGCCTGGGTGCAGAGCATATCGTGATTTCCACTGACGACGCGCAGATGCAGGCGGTGTACAACCAGTTTGATCTGATTATCGACACCGTACCTTATGTCCATGATCTGAAACCCTATATTCCAACCCTCGCGTTAAACGGCACGTTGGTGCTGGTGGGTTATCTGGGCGATCTGGACCCGGTGCTGAACAGCGCCCCGCTGGTGCTGGGTCGTAAATCGGTCGCCGGTTCGGTGATTGGTGGCATTGCCGAAACACAGGAGATGATGGATTTCTGCGGTGAGCATGGCATCACGTCAGACGTAGAAATGATCAACATGCAGGATATTAATGCTGCGTGGCAGCGCATGTTAAAAAGCGATGTGAAGTATCGTTTTGTTATCGATATTGCCTCACTGAAGGCATAA
- a CDS encoding LysR family transcriptional regulator — translation MLRENFNDLIYLVMVAREQSFTRAAAKLGVSQSALSHSIRGLEERLNTRLLTRTTRSVAPTEAGERLIQNVGPMIADIEKALLQLSDEQGKPSGNIRITAGEHALSSTLWPLLKPFLQAYPEVNVELSVDNTLTDIVSGRFDAGVRLGEQVEKDMVAVRIGPDWRMVVVAAPEYFAQHGLPETPYELQNHNCINMRLPTLGGIYSWEFYKDGKEIRVKVEGQLIFNNLASRVDAALTGMGVAYVPEDCVRKYIDEGKLQIALDDWCAPFAGYYLYYPSRKQHTAAFSKLIEAVRYQA, via the coding sequence ATGCTCAGGGAAAATTTTAACGACCTCATCTATCTGGTGATGGTGGCACGCGAGCAGAGTTTTACCCGTGCGGCCGCCAAACTCGGCGTCTCACAATCGGCGTTAAGCCACTCGATTCGCGGACTGGAAGAACGGCTGAATACCCGATTGCTCACCCGGACGACCCGCAGTGTGGCACCGACGGAAGCCGGTGAGCGGTTAATTCAGAATGTCGGGCCGATGATCGCCGATATAGAAAAAGCCTTACTGCAATTGTCCGACGAACAGGGAAAACCCTCCGGCAACATTCGTATCACCGCAGGGGAGCATGCTCTCTCGTCGACGCTCTGGCCATTGTTAAAGCCTTTTTTACAAGCCTACCCTGAAGTCAATGTTGAATTATCGGTGGATAATACGCTGACGGATATTGTCAGTGGACGCTTTGATGCCGGGGTTCGCCTCGGTGAACAAGTCGAAAAAGATATGGTGGCGGTGCGGATCGGCCCGGACTGGCGCATGGTGGTGGTGGCGGCACCGGAATATTTCGCACAACATGGTTTACCTGAAACCCCTTATGAACTGCAGAACCATAATTGCATCAATATGCGGTTGCCCACGCTCGGCGGGATCTACAGCTGGGAGTTTTATAAAGATGGCAAAGAGATTCGGGTGAAAGTGGAAGGTCAGTTGATTTTTAATAACCTTGCTTCGCGGGTTGATGCTGCATTAACCGGGATGGGCGTTGCCTATGTACCGGAAGATTGCGTGCGAAAATATATTGACGAGGGAAAGCTCCAGATTGCGTTGGATGACTGGTGTGCGCCTTTTGCCGGATATTATCTTTACTACCCCAGCCGTAAACAACACACGGCCGCGTTTTCAAAACTGATTGAAGCGGTGCGCTATCAGGCGTAA
- a CDS encoding NTP/NDP exchange transporter: MRFDTYYQFLNVRPKELKTLVWSLLYVFSLFVAYYLLRPVRDELGVAGGINNLPWLFSGTLVAMLLLTPLFSFLVKRYQRITVIRLSYHFFASNLLLFFVLLLPAFNEYRVWTGRFFFIWLSVFNLFVVSLFWSLIVDIFTSEQGMRLFGMLSAGATLGALIGSSLTLAAVERIDQRGLLLLAFLLLEISLLSAQRAAAHSSNFAGATADRPVGGTVLAGITHTLRSPYLAGIALFMMLYSVTSTLLYFEQATIAANAFSDRASRTAFFATIDMWVNFFTLIAQIFFTSRALKGLGVSLTLAILPLVTLAGFSLLLACPSLLVFVVFQVARRISNFAFARPGREILFTRVAKEERYKSKNFIDTVVYRLGDQMGSWSYAGLMGLAGSAGLLAYIAIPLSLVWLALSVWLGRQSPLIPLNSGGD, encoded by the coding sequence ATGCGCTTTGATACATATTATCAATTTCTCAATGTCAGACCAAAAGAACTGAAAACGCTGGTATGGTCGCTGTTGTATGTTTTTTCTTTATTTGTTGCTTATTATCTTTTGCGTCCGGTTCGTGATGAATTAGGTGTGGCGGGAGGGATTAATAATCTTCCCTGGTTGTTCAGCGGTACGCTGGTAGCGATGTTGCTTTTGACACCATTATTTTCTTTTTTGGTAAAACGCTATCAGCGAATAACCGTCATCCGGCTTAGTTACCATTTTTTTGCCAGCAACTTGCTGCTGTTCTTTGTGTTGCTGCTACCTGCGTTCAATGAATATCGGGTCTGGACTGGACGGTTTTTCTTTATCTGGCTATCGGTATTCAACCTGTTTGTCGTTTCCCTGTTTTGGTCCTTGATCGTCGATATTTTTACCTCCGAGCAGGGGATGCGACTCTTTGGCATGCTTTCCGCCGGGGCAACCCTGGGGGCGCTCATCGGATCGTCTCTGACCCTGGCTGCGGTAGAGCGCATTGACCAGCGTGGCCTGCTATTGCTGGCGTTTCTGCTGCTGGAAATCAGCCTGTTATCAGCTCAGCGGGCCGCTGCTCACAGTTCAAATTTTGCCGGGGCAACAGCGGATCGCCCTGTTGGCGGCACGGTGCTGGCCGGGATCACCCACACCCTGCGGTCGCCTTATCTCGCTGGTATCGCCCTGTTTATGATGCTCTACAGTGTGACCTCCACCTTGCTCTATTTTGAGCAGGCAACCATCGCGGCCAATGCCTTTTCTGACCGTGCGTCACGTACCGCGTTTTTTGCCACCATCGATATGTGGGTCAATTTCTTCACCCTAATTGCACAGATCTTTTTCACCTCGCGGGCGCTGAAAGGGTTGGGTGTTTCTTTGACCCTGGCCATTTTGCCACTGGTGACGCTCGCAGGATTTTCGCTGCTACTGGCCTGCCCTTCGCTGCTTGTTTTTGTCGTATTCCAGGTCGCACGTCGCATCAGTAACTTCGCTTTCGCCCGCCCTGGCCGAGAAATTTTATTTACCCGCGTGGCAAAAGAAGAGCGCTATAAGTCGAAAAATTTCATCGATACGGTGGTGTATCGCCTTGGCGATCAGATGGGAAGTTGGAGCTATGCCGGGCTAATGGGATTGGCCGGGAGTGCCGGCCTGCTGGCCTATATCGCTATCCCGTTGTCTCTGGTATGGCTGGCACTGTCGGTCTGGCTGGGGCGTCAATCACCGTTAATTCCCCTCAACTCAGGAGGTGACTAA
- a CDS encoding carboxymuconolactone decarboxylase family protein yields the protein MNTTASLNASQRAIVPIAAWTAKGDLPALSQALNAGLDAGLTLNEVKEVLLQMYAYTGFPRSLNGITTFMSVVKQRAERGIHDPVGQAPSPLPQDKSRKEIGTEIQTLIAGRELKAEKGNFIEFLPEINLFLQEHLFADVIARDNLSLADREIATIAALTGLGGVESQLQAHLGGGLNVGLSEQQIKSLFAVYDNTVNSSEAQRGMQLLDEVMVSRAR from the coding sequence ATGAATACGACAGCATCACTCAATGCCAGCCAGCGAGCCATTGTTCCCATTGCAGCCTGGACTGCCAAAGGTGATTTACCCGCACTTTCTCAGGCTCTCAACGCAGGGTTAGACGCCGGTCTGACCCTTAATGAAGTCAAGGAAGTGTTGCTGCAAATGTATGCCTACACCGGATTCCCGAGAAGCCTGAATGGTATTACTACCTTTATGAGCGTGGTGAAACAACGTGCTGAACGAGGTATCCACGATCCTGTCGGACAAGCCCCATCCCCCCTGCCGCAGGATAAATCTCGTAAAGAGATAGGGACCGAGATTCAGACGTTAATTGCCGGACGCGAATTAAAAGCCGAGAAAGGGAATTTCATCGAATTCTTGCCAGAAATTAACCTGTTCTTGCAAGAACATCTTTTTGCCGACGTGATTGCCCGTGACAACCTCAGTTTAGCGGATCGCGAGATCGCCACCATTGCCGCGCTCACCGGCCTTGGCGGGGTGGAATCTCAATTGCAAGCACACCTTGGCGGCGGCCTGAATGTCGGGCTGAGCGAACAACAAATTAAAAGCTTGTTTGCGGTCTATGACAATACCGTCAATAGCAGTGAAGCCCAACGCGGTATGCAGCTATTAGATGAAGTGATGGTCAGCCGCGCACGTTAG
- a CDS encoding efflux RND transporter permease subunit — MSRFFIDRPIFAWVLAIIVMLAGGISILKLPVEQYPDVAPTSVQIRATYPGADATTLQNSVTQVIEQNMSGLDGLMYMSSTSDSSGTLQLTLSFENGTDPDIAQVQVQNKLQLATPLLPQEVQQQGITVRKSSSVFFLVPGFVDDTGRMSMEDIADYVAANLKDPISRINGVGDTTLFGSQYAMRIWLDPNKLNNYQLTPVDVMNMIETQNAQIAAGQLGGAPPVKGQQLNASIIAQTRLTSPEEFGNILLKVNSDGSQVRLHDVARIERGGENYNFVVKINGKPASALGIQLAAGANALDTANAIRAKIDELKPYFPQGLKVVYPYDTTPFISISIHEVVKTLFEAIVLVFLVMYLFLQSFRATLIPTIAVPVVLLGTFGILAAFGYSINTLTMFGMVLAIGLLVDDAIVVVENVERVMAEEGLKPKAATRKSMGQIQGALVGIALVLSAVFVPMAFFGGSTGVIYRQFSITIVSAMVLSVLVALILTPALCVTILKPVKPGSHGQHRGLFGWFNRKFDQSAHHYTNSVARMLHRSGRYLLIYGVLVAGMAVLFMRLPTSFLPSEDQGVLATQAILPAGATQERTQAVLDQVNDYYLKNEKNNVENVLTVNGFGFAGRGQNVGIAFIGLKDWSQRPGEENKVDGIVSRAAKAFSNIMDGNVVAFNLPPIIALGNATGFDFELIDQGSLGHDKLVAARNKLLELARQHPDTLVAVRPNGMEDSPQYKLNVDQEKATALGVDLSDINTTLSSAWGGSYVNDFVDHGRVKKVYVMSDAPYRMMPKDLDNWYVRASNGKMVPFASFSTAEWVYGSPRLERYNGLSSLEILGQPAAGKSSGEAMALMEQLAKQLPPGVGYDWTGMSYQERMTGEQAPALYALSLIVVFLCLAALYESWSIPFSVMLVVPLGVFGALVATLLRGLNNDVYFVVGLLTTIGLSAKNAILIVEFAKDQIEKEGKGVVEATLEAARMRLRPILMTSLAFILGVLPLALSSGAGSGAQNAVGTGVIGGMVAATLLAIYFVPVFFVVVRNRFGGKSRDDEDDDILV, encoded by the coding sequence ATGTCCAGATTCTTTATTGACCGCCCGATCTTTGCCTGGGTGCTGGCGATTATCGTCATGCTGGCCGGGGGAATATCGATCCTGAAGCTGCCGGTGGAACAGTACCCTGACGTTGCGCCTACCTCAGTGCAAATCCGCGCGACCTATCCGGGGGCGGATGCCACCACCTTGCAGAACAGCGTGACTCAGGTGATTGAGCAGAACATGAGCGGGCTGGATGGCCTGATGTATATGTCCTCCACCAGCGATTCGTCCGGTACGCTGCAACTGACGCTGTCGTTTGAAAACGGCACTGACCCGGATATCGCTCAGGTGCAGGTGCAGAACAAATTGCAGCTCGCTACCCCGCTGCTGCCGCAGGAAGTGCAGCAGCAAGGCATCACGGTGCGCAAGTCCTCCAGCGTGTTCTTCCTCGTGCCGGGTTTTGTTGATGACACCGGCCGCATGAGTATGGAAGACATCGCCGACTACGTGGCAGCTAACCTGAAAGACCCCATCAGCCGTATCAATGGCGTGGGTGACACCACGCTGTTTGGTTCGCAATACGCGATGCGCATCTGGCTCGATCCCAACAAGCTGAACAACTACCAACTGACGCCGGTCGATGTGATGAACATGATCGAAACCCAGAATGCGCAGATCGCCGCGGGCCAGTTGGGTGGCGCGCCGCCGGTAAAAGGTCAGCAGTTGAATGCTTCGATCATTGCCCAGACCCGTCTTACCTCGCCGGAAGAGTTCGGTAACATCCTGCTGAAAGTCAACAGCGATGGTTCACAGGTGCGACTGCATGATGTGGCGCGTATCGAACGCGGCGGCGAGAACTATAACTTTGTCGTCAAGATCAATGGTAAACCTGCGTCAGCGTTAGGCATTCAGCTGGCGGCAGGCGCTAACGCGCTGGACACCGCCAATGCCATCCGCGCGAAAATCGATGAGCTGAAACCCTACTTTCCACAGGGCCTGAAGGTGGTGTATCCCTACGACACCACGCCGTTTATCAGCATCTCGATCCACGAGGTGGTGAAAACGTTATTCGAAGCCATCGTGCTGGTGTTCCTGGTGATGTATCTGTTTTTGCAGAGCTTCCGCGCCACATTGATCCCGACCATCGCCGTGCCGGTGGTGTTGCTTGGCACCTTCGGCATCCTCGCCGCCTTCGGCTATTCGATCAACACGCTGACGATGTTCGGGATGGTGCTGGCGATTGGCCTGTTGGTGGATGACGCCATCGTGGTGGTGGAGAACGTGGAGCGTGTGATGGCTGAAGAAGGTCTGAAGCCAAAAGCCGCGACACGTAAATCGATGGGGCAGATCCAGGGCGCGCTGGTCGGCATTGCACTGGTGTTGTCGGCGGTGTTTGTACCGATGGCGTTCTTTGGTGGCAGTACCGGCGTGATCTATCGTCAGTTCTCGATCACCATTGTTTCGGCGATGGTGCTGTCGGTGCTGGTGGCGCTGATCCTCACCCCGGCGCTGTGCGTCACCATCCTGAAACCGGTCAAACCCGGCAGTCACGGCCAGCATCGTGGGCTGTTTGGTTGGTTTAACCGCAAATTCGATCAAAGCGCCCATCATTACACCAACAGCGTCGCCCGCATGTTACATCGCAGTGGACGTTATCTGTTGATTTACGGCGTGCTGGTCGCGGGTATGGCGGTGTTGTTTATGCGTCTGCCCACCTCGTTCCTGCCGTCGGAAGACCAGGGCGTGCTCGCCACCCAGGCCATCCTGCCTGCCGGTGCGACGCAGGAACGTACTCAGGCGGTGCTGGATCAGGTGAATGATTACTATCTGAAGAACGAGAAAAACAACGTTGAGAACGTACTGACGGTGAACGGCTTCGGTTTTGCCGGACGGGGTCAAAACGTCGGGATCGCCTTTATCGGCCTGAAGGACTGGTCACAGCGTCCGGGGGAGGAGAACAAGGTAGACGGCATTGTCAGCCGTGCCGCGAAGGCGTTCAGCAACATTATGGACGGTAATGTCGTGGCCTTTAACCTGCCACCAATCATTGCGCTGGGTAACGCCACCGGCTTCGATTTTGAGTTAATTGACCAGGGTAGCCTTGGGCATGACAAACTGGTCGCAGCGCGTAACAAACTGCTGGAGCTGGCACGTCAGCATCCCGACACGCTGGTGGCGGTGCGCCCGAACGGTATGGAAGATAGCCCACAATACAAGCTGAATGTTGACCAGGAAAAAGCCACGGCGTTGGGCGTGGATCTCTCCGACATCAATACCACCCTGAGCAGCGCCTGGGGCGGCAGCTATGTCAACGACTTCGTTGACCACGGCAGGGTGAAGAAGGTCTACGTGATGAGCGATGCGCCTTATCGCATGATGCCGAAGGATCTCGACAATTGGTACGTGCGCGCCAGCAACGGCAAGATGGTACCTTTTGCCAGTTTCTCGACGGCTGAGTGGGTGTACGGCTCACCGCGCCTGGAGCGTTATAACGGTTTGTCTTCACTGGAAATCCTCGGTCAGCCAGCAGCGGGTAAAAGCTCGGGCGAAGCGATGGCACTGATGGAACAGCTGGCGAAACAACTGCCACCCGGCGTCGGTTATGACTGGACGGGTATGTCGTACCAGGAACGCATGACCGGCGAGCAGGCTCCGGCACTGTACGCGCTGTCACTGATTGTGGTGTTCCTGTGCCTGGCAGCGTTGTACGAGAGTTGGTCGATTCCATTCTCGGTGATGCTGGTGGTGCCACTGGGTGTGTTTGGTGCGCTGGTCGCCACCCTGTTGCGTGGGCTGAATAACGATGTTTACTTCGTGGTTGGCCTGCTGACCACCATCGGCCTGTCAGCGAAGAACGCCATCCTGATTGTCGAATTCGCCAAAGACCAGATCGAGAAAGAAGGCAAAGGTGTGGTGGAAGCCACGCTGGAGGCGGCTCGTATGCGTCTGCGCCCGATTCTGATGACCTCACTGGCGTTTATCCTTGGTGTCCTGCCGCTGGCACTCAGCTCCGGTGCGGGTTCTGGTGCACAGAACGCCGTCGGCACCGGGGTCATCGGCGGGATGGTGGCGGCAACCTTGTTGGCTATCTATTTTGTACCGGTATTTTTTGTGGTGGTACGTAACCGCTTTGGCGGCAAGTCCCGCGACGATGAGGACGACGACATCCTCGTGTAA
- a CDS encoding efflux RND transporter periplasmic adaptor subunit: protein MPHNVALKPLALLCAFVILNLTGCDDSTGQAAQAQSAPEVQVQTLTTQSLPVSTELPGRTSAYRVAEVRPQVSGIILKRAFTEGSDVVAGQTLYQIDPAPFRASYNNARAAVNEAEANARMAQVTLNRYRSLTGTHYISRQDYDQAQATAAQTRAAVDAANAALDTARINLAWSTITSPISGRIGRSSVTEGALVQDAQSDALATVQQLDPLYVDVTQSSQDFLRLQQELASGRLHQNAGKALVSVILGDGSVYPHNGTLAFSDVTVDQTTGSITLRAIVPNPDHALLPGMFVRARLDEGTDPNALLIPQQAVTRTPRGDATALVVGSDNKVEVRTINVSQTAGDKWRVTGGLQSGERVIVSGVQRAQPGMTVTPITASTSTGNAD, encoded by the coding sequence ATGCCCCATAACGTGGCACTTAAGCCTCTGGCTTTGCTATGCGCGTTCGTCATTTTAAATTTAACAGGATGTGATGATTCAACAGGCCAGGCCGCTCAGGCGCAGAGTGCGCCCGAGGTGCAGGTCCAGACCCTGACAACCCAGTCACTCCCCGTGTCCACTGAACTCCCCGGACGCACCTCAGCCTATCGTGTGGCTGAAGTTCGCCCGCAGGTTTCCGGCATTATTTTAAAACGCGCCTTCACCGAAGGCAGTGACGTGGTTGCCGGTCAGACGCTGTACCAGATCGATCCGGCCCCCTTCCGCGCCAGCTACAACAATGCCCGGGCAGCCGTGAATGAAGCAGAAGCCAACGCGCGCATGGCGCAGGTTACCCTGAATCGCTATCGCTCGCTGACCGGGACACATTACATCAGCCGTCAGGATTATGATCAGGCGCAGGCGACAGCAGCTCAGACACGCGCGGCGGTGGATGCCGCCAATGCCGCGCTGGATACGGCTCGCATCAACCTCGCCTGGAGCACCATCACCTCGCCCATCAGTGGGCGTATTGGCCGCTCATCGGTGACCGAAGGCGCGCTGGTGCAGGATGCGCAAAGCGATGCGCTGGCAACCGTGCAACAACTGGACCCCCTGTATGTCGATGTTACCCAGTCGAGTCAGGATTTCCTGCGTCTGCAACAGGAACTGGCCTCCGGTCGCCTGCACCAGAATGCCGGTAAAGCGCTGGTCAGCGTGATCCTCGGCGATGGCTCGGTCTATCCCCATAACGGTACGCTGGCGTTTTCTGATGTCACCGTCGATCAGACCACCGGCTCTATCACTCTGCGTGCCATTGTCCCTAACCCGGACCACGCGCTGCTACCCGGCATGTTTGTGCGTGCACGACTGGATGAAGGCACCGACCCCAACGCCCTGCTGATTCCGCAACAGGCGGTCACCCGCACACCTCGCGGTGACGCCACGGCGCTGGTGGTTGGCAGTGATAACAAGGTGGAAGTCCGCACCATCAACGTCTCGCAAACCGCAGGCGACAAATGGCGCGTCACCGGTGGTCTGCAATCCGGTGAGCGTGTGATTGTCTCCGGTGTCCAGCGCGCCCAGCCCGGTATGACCGTTACCCCGATTACTGCCTCTACCTCCACAGGAAACGCTGACTGA
- a CDS encoding NADPH-dependent F420 reductase, translated as MSGKVIAQPDGTGKGQPLKIGVIGAGWLGGTVAKLWVKAGHQVMFSTRHLDELRREIAPLGANASVGTPAEAAAFGDILLFAVPYDALPQLGQQLATAMQGKIVLDACNPSGWQQSALAREANHNGVAETSQKLLPGTRYVRAFSAVDATAIEASASASPANKLGVPIASDDAEALQTVAKLVEDVGSVPVITGNLATARSFQRGGPGFRANTNAPALRAILHVDV; from the coding sequence ATGTCAGGTAAAGTTATCGCCCAGCCAGATGGCACCGGAAAGGGGCAGCCGTTAAAAATTGGCGTCATCGGCGCAGGCTGGCTGGGAGGGACAGTGGCAAAACTGTGGGTTAAAGCCGGGCATCAGGTGATGTTCTCCACCCGGCATCTGGATGAGCTGCGCCGCGAGATTGCGCCCCTGGGGGCCAATGCCAGCGTGGGAACCCCAGCCGAGGCGGCTGCATTTGGCGACATCCTGTTATTTGCCGTGCCCTATGACGCGTTGCCGCAACTCGGCCAGCAGCTCGCCACGGCGATGCAGGGAAAAATCGTGCTGGATGCCTGTAATCCTTCCGGCTGGCAGCAGAGCGCCCTCGCGCGTGAAGCCAACCACAACGGCGTGGCAGAGACCAGCCAGAAATTGTTGCCCGGCACTCGCTATGTTCGCGCATTCAGTGCCGTTGATGCGACCGCCATTGAAGCGTCCGCCAGTGCCAGTCCGGCGAACAAGTTAGGTGTCCCGATCGCCAGTGACGATGCTGAGGCATTGCAGACCGTGGCGAAACTGGTTGAAGACGTCGGTTCTGTTCCGGTGATCACCGGAAATCTGGCGACGGCCCGCAGCTTCCAGCGTGGTGGCCCCGGTTTTCGGGCGAATACCAACGCCCCGGCGCTACGCGCTATTCTGCATGTGGATGTGTAG
- a CDS encoding DUF1471 domain-containing protein has translation MKTLIASALVLTSLLAVNSAFAVDVIHDTAGKQKVGVVSASGAYSLDGLTNKLADKAEAEGATSMKIIAAGGENKLYGVAEIYK, from the coding sequence ATGAAAACACTAATTGCTTCCGCCCTTGTCCTGACCAGCCTTTTGGCAGTTAACAGTGCCTTCGCCGTCGATGTCATTCATGACACCGCGGGCAAACAAAAAGTCGGTGTGGTTTCTGCATCAGGTGCTTATTCTCTCGACGGCCTGACCAATAAACTCGCTGACAAAGCTGAAGCCGAAGGTGCCACCTCGATGAAAATTATCGCCGCAGGCGGAGAAAATAAACTTTACGGCGTAGCGGAAATTTATAAGTAA
- a CDS encoding helix-turn-helix domain-containing protein has protein sequence MDRHEIIIHDLIAWIDENIRRPLKIEEVAQRSGYSKWHLQRMFQRIMNISLGNYIRDKKLEMAAHDLIESRETVIDISVKYGYDSQQSFTRSFARKYHVPPATWRRLKTHHLTFLV, from the coding sequence ATGGATCGACACGAAATTATCATCCATGACTTAATTGCATGGATTGATGAAAACATTCGCCGCCCCCTTAAGATAGAAGAAGTTGCTCAGCGGTCCGGTTATTCAAAATGGCATCTGCAAAGGATGTTCCAGCGCATCATGAATATCAGCTTAGGAAACTATATTCGGGATAAAAAGCTGGAAATGGCCGCGCATGATTTAATCGAAAGTCGTGAGACGGTCATTGATATTTCCGTTAAATATGGTTACGACTCCCAGCAGTCATTTACCCGCTCTTTTGCCAGAAAATACCATGTGCCCCCCGCGACGTGGCGGCGTTTAAAAACACATCATTTAACGTTTCTGGTTTAA
- a CDS encoding cupin domain-containing protein, which produces MLKIIANGSVPSRQGPEEYFTGTVRIDAPFSGTESARVGGATVTFEPGARTAWHTHPLGQTLIITHGQGWIQCEGEETVVMNQGDIVFIPEGVKHWHGATPDNAMTHIAIAESLNGSPVDWMEKVTDEQYQK; this is translated from the coding sequence ATGTTGAAAATTATCGCTAATGGCTCCGTCCCCTCACGTCAGGGCCCGGAAGAGTATTTCACCGGTACGGTCAGAATCGATGCGCCCTTCAGCGGGACGGAATCAGCACGGGTCGGGGGCGCAACCGTGACCTTCGAACCCGGAGCACGTACCGCGTGGCATACCCACCCATTGGGGCAAACACTGATTATCACCCACGGCCAGGGCTGGATTCAGTGTGAAGGCGAAGAAACCGTGGTGATGAATCAGGGCGATATCGTTTTTATTCCGGAAGGGGTAAAACACTGGCACGGTGCAACGCCAGATAATGCCATGACACATATCGCGATTGCCGAATCACTGAATGGCAGCCCGGTGGACTGGATGGAAAAAGTGACCGACGAACAGTACCAAAAATAA